GCATCTTCAATGTGACAAAATTATGTTGCTGGCCCCTTTTCATTCGATTACAGACGCGCGAACCGATAACTTTTAACAAAGTTCATTCGTTAGCCGATGGACGAATGCGGGTGTAATGGACCCCAGGGGTCGTTACCAAGTTAGCTGAATGTATAATGAGTCCATGTCGACTGGAGAAAAACTTGGCCGTAAAAGTTTCCCTTCACTAATGAGACGACGATAAAATTATTGATTACGGGCCTGACTACGGTGTAGCCAAAAATATATAAAGCAGGTATATAAGTCGTTAAAACGGAAGTACCTAACagttcaaaaacattttattaggtaggtatttttttgtTCAGCAAAGCATTATCGTTCAATAGGCGTATATTTGAAATAACGACATGGATCGACATATTCGCCggtttataaaaataacacgatcTTTATTGTTGTAATTAAAGTAATGCAACAAAAGTTTAAGTTGCTTGGTAAGTGTAGTTACTTAGTTAACTTTGAcgcaatattaattaattcgtGGCAAACCAAAATacctaattacctacctacagggtGTGTCAGAAAATTACAGTACAATAAGGCAAAGGTATAAGAAAAGACAATTCAGTTGGAAGTAAACAAAAGTTGTTGTTCCCGTAATGAGAACATTAGTCGTGGCGCAATTAAGCTGACGGCACACCTTGCCAGTTGGGGCGTTACAACCTCCTTCCATAATTAGGCCCCCTTTTCTGTCGCTAATTAACAACATAAAGTCCAAATTGCaagatttttgttttctttcgtAATTTTACCTCTGCTTTATCATGTTTCTTTTTGGaatcatttttctttatttcctaAATAAGTATAAGTTTCTACAAGTAAATCAGTTTCAATTATCATTACTTAACGGTTTTAGAAACTGATCGAGTTATCTAccaaccatagctgggcattaactcgttaataaATAAAAGGGGTTGGTAGTACCAACCCCTAATATtgtaattatgtatattaatgCCATTAGTTAGAGGTAAGTACATCGTCTAAGTTTTAAAAGGCCTGTGTTTCTGTCTAGATAAATTGAATTCTGGGCACTATTCATTATTAACTCGTCCGAGCGGAAATCTACTCGAAACAAAAAGCTCTGCTAAAAAAGTTGAGTGGCGTCGCGACGTGGAGAGCTCTCAATCAATTAAAGAGTCGACATTCCCGAGTGTCAGTCAATTTCCAGTGCAAAAACAGCCCTTAAAAGTTCGCTGTTCACTATTTTTATCACTAGATGCCTAAAATCTCAATTTGTTCGAACATGGTGAGGcttttatggattttttttgtatatttcaaATTGTGAAACTTTTGTGttctgtaatttttttaaaagcttaGGTACTTAATACCTCGTCTAAGCACGACGACGATCCGGAAAATATATCAAAATCGTTAAAAAATGCTCcgactgggaatcgaaccccagACCTTGCGTTCGAGACTTGTCTATTTATCATCTACCCACTATAAAAAGTAGGGTCGGAGTACTATCAAAGCTCGTTTTtgattttattctattttatcacagctattaaattaatacttttcaACTTTAAAGATGATTCCTTTAAAACGTTTCGAGTTTGATAGTCATTGAGTTGGCGCCTTAGGTTAGCGCATTGCACTGATGCCCATTGGAAATCCTATCGATTTGGAAAATCTACTGGtgatttactttttttacagAGGATGCGTTTGCTTTGTAATCAAAAGTAAATTTATGTTGCGAGCTTACAACTACAAGCAGTCGGCAGTGTAATTAGTGGACTCCAGTAGACGGAAATCAAGTTCCACTAAAATCAGACAGTGTATTCTTTGGGATTTGCACCATTTGAACGAGATTGGTTAGTGAGCTTGTTGATTGCCTAAGTTACGATTCTGGATTAGGGTGCGGTGCAGTaagaagtttcatacaaataatactgaatGGATCTAGTCTAGACCGCCTCTCTAGTCTACTTGATACGGTGACGACCCCTTTTCAAGTTAATaggtgtgctatgacctttacgGCAATCAAACCTCGGTCCAAAatagtaaaactaataaaaaaaaattaaataaaaaaaaacaacaaatgtCATCAATTGTCAATGTCATTACTGTCATTTGTCAAAAATTTCGAAAAAATTTGTGTTGAGCGAGCGAGACGAactataaaatttaatttaatactcatcaaattattcataaaatataacgcTTTGTTTTTATACATTATCGTAATTCCAAATATAAGCAACATATGTGTACATTTATGAGACAAGGTTAGATCTTAGGTGTTAGGAAGCTGGAGCCATGTCTCGTAAGGAGTTTGCTTGTtttgtacaaatatttttactgCTCATGGCATGTATAGATGCTTCTGATGAAGCAAAGAGTGATAAAATCGAGGCTGTGGACTGCAGCACATTGCGATTAGGACAGTACATTTGTCCAGATCCGAGTATAAACCCTATAGATCCTGACACGCAGCAGTACCGCGGGTGTACAAAGGGTGAAAAGATACCGTCTGAAGGAGAAGCTGAGGGTATATACTTAATTTCTTTCTTAAAACGTGTTATTAGTAGATGAAAAAATGAAACACAAATTCTAATGGATGATTTCCTTGCAGTACAATGTATAGCAGCAGACCTAATCATTTGTAAGGAGACAAATAGTTCAACATTCAAAAAGAAACTCCCATGCAAATGGACGTAAGTTTGTTTTTCACTTATTTATCTCTTACAATTTCATCTGATACATAGTGAAGTAGTGTATTCTGCCTATGAGAATCCAATTAGATGTTAAGGTTGAAGTTCTTTgaaaagttgttttttttttacagaaatggATACTCTTTGGAGATAGCACTGTTGCTGTCAGTGTTTTTGGGCATGTTTGGCCTGGATCGGTTCTACCTCGGCTATCCAGGAGTTGGGCTGGCTAAGCTCTGCACATTGGGATTTATGTTTATTGGCCAACTTCTTGACATTATTCTTATAGCTGCTCAGGTtagttattttacatttattgtATCAAACATTCCAACTTACTTTTACACTTTCTGGTCTGTTATGTAATTggaaaaaatcagtaaccctcataaataaatatgaattctGTTAGCATAGATATTTAGCTAGGacctgttttatttttaatagttcAATATAATTATAAGAGGAAATCAATCACAAAATTTCTGTTGCAGGTTGTAGGACCATCTGATGGTTCAGCCTATGTCATACCATACTTTGGAGCAGGAGTGTCCGTTGTCCGCAGCGACAATGAGTCGTACCTGCTCCCCCAAGCTGACTGGCACAACATCACCTGACAGTGGGGCACCATATCCTTCGACGTTGACGAGGATTATGAATGGACATAATTCTAGAGTTTACCACCAGATTTATGAACTGTGTTCAGTGTTCTCTAGTTGTGTATTATAGAACTGTTACTATTTGTATAAATAGGCATGTAAATATAGTCTAATAAGTGAATTTGTATATAAAgtagtataattattataacagttATCTAAGCAGTTCAATTATGCTTTCTaggaaagtaaataaaaatatgtaattaactataacatttatttacatttcacaATAAAATGCACATTGCACTAGCAGTTAACTAACATTACTTTCATCTTTTTGAGGCTGAGTTTCTTGTATTGATATATCCGAAGGAGGTGCAGTTAGTGTGAATATTACAGGTATTCTAGATAAAACTGGGTTTCCATTTTTTTCCAGTAATCTAATCCATGATAGTAGAGAATCCCTTGATGAAGTACCTGGAATAAAAGTGTCCATTAACCATTGGTTTACACTATTAGTATTGGTGACTCAATGGATTTTTAAAGAATATCTTGTGAGATATAGCCTCCTTTTTTACCTCTTCctactaaattggattttttGCTACCTCAAAGTGTAAACTAAGATTAGATCTTTGTCTAATTTTACTGATATAAGGCACGTAGAGCCAAAAAGCCTTATATCAGTAATATGTAATAACAAAAATCACATACCAGTAGCACAAATTGCAACAATGGTACCATCATCTTGTTCATGAACAGTGCACTTGACAGATGGTAACTTTGTACTTCCTATGCCAGGTATACCTGGAGGCTTTTCAATGTTGGAAACAtctggaataaaatatttacacgaATTAATTACAGTGTAAGAAGGCAATACAGCATTGTAGACAGGTAATCAAATGAGCACCAAAGTCTCCGATTTGCTTGTGCTGggataaaatatttcaataaaacattttataattacttcTAAGCTGTTAGCACTTACCATCAGGGTCAGTATCATCTTTTATTTCCTCTCTAATTTTTCCTAGAAGAGTGAAGTAGGTTACTGCTTGATCCCTCAAGTAGACTTGATAAGGCCCCTTTATGACTAGAGCTTCATCTGGTGGCTGTTCCTCTAGCAAAACCTTTTGGCTGTCACTCTGACCAGACACTATCCATGTCTTGTCTAGCGATGCTTCTATTTCTTCTGTCTAACATTAATgaaaaagattattttattatttataaaaaaaaattaatattgtattataataagtaatatgTCACCTGCCAGACATCTACAGCTGTGCCAGGGTCGACAGAAGTGATTCTTTGTATTGCCAACCTTGCCAATTCCAGAGTATCATTTGGCAATTCTGGTGGAAGATACCACGGGGTAAGATTCCTGAATTTAGGCATCCAATATAACATTCTCCAGAATTTTCTTAATGGAATACCTCGCCTACCAAATATATTTAGAAGCATTTGTTCTACCTCACTGTCTGGCATTACTCCtgaaaattttcataaaaattagaTAACAATTATGAAATATTTAGTAAAAGCAATGGTGTGTTATACCATACCATTGTCCTCCATTTGTTCTAACAAATCGACAGCACACTGTTGCTGTTTTGGATAATGCATGAACTCAGCCTGGAAAATGTTTGTAGGAATAAATTTTCCTTTGGGTAACACGTCTATTAAAGCCTTATAAACTTCTAGGTCTTTTTGTACACCAAACTCCTTCATTCTAGCCATAGCGGCGTAAATAAATTCGACATGACCTCTTCGTCTTGTGTCTCGTTCCTCGAACATTTTTATAACCTGTAAATACGTTGTTTTGTCTTTCGATGGCTTATTTCCAAAAGGGTCATACACTGTCACTGTTTTTTCAGTATTTTCGAATCTCTTTATCATAACCGATGATGGTTTTGTACGCAAAAGAGCCCTCAGTATCTTTGTAGCCATTTtaggttatgttattattagCAGCCTTGGATAATGGATCGAACACTTGCTAGGTTTTAACCAGTCACTTATTATAACATCTTTTTCACAAAATAAGTCAACAACTTatgttacaaattaaattttaacatGTTTTTGATTTTGGGCTTTTTTAGTCTGACAGTAGTGACagttccagtgttgccagtcgggtcttgtcagaaattaccagaaatataaaaaaatgtaacctttttgaataaaaagtaaccttcatacgggggggggggggggggggggggtgcggagcgattgtgtaaggttgttcatggatggttaaattcgaaattttgaccattccatggagaccgaaaagtgaccggtcgtataaaaccgtttcatggatttgcgttttattatcaaaaaaacatttgctaaaactcattgtctttaacaaataatacatcaaattcatgtttaaatgcagtttatgacataatttttaaattgtcactattaatatttttactgtataacctgtaaaagttaattctacaatttctgaaaaatcacctaaaagtaaccttttcattagtgtaacctaaaagtaaccaatgcagttcaaaagtaacctaaaaggttacaaaagtaaccttctggcaacactggacaGTTCACCATACACCCGGGTTGACACTTGATTGACAAGTTGACAATCAGCTGTTCCGATCAAAGATcttagattttttattgttacatgttactattaaaaatatttaaaaagataattatttgaAATAGTTTTTCAAAACTTAATATAGGAACTAATTCGTATTTAGAATCATGCAAAAGTATCATCCATCGTCATCGACGTCATCGTCATTACTCCGCAGCTTCGGGTCCGGGACTCAATTcgcagtaaataaaatattattattataatctctTTGACTTGTCGTCAGTTATTAACGACTCACTCATTTACTACTCACTCGTTCGTTTTCCCTTTTCCCTCCAATTTCTCGAACACCCCACGTTGAAAGGTgctgttcgttcgttcattttcAAAACTAGTTGATTCGTACGTGTGGAGAGGAGTAGACGTCTCCTTGCAAGAACTTTGTGTACGTGTTCGAACacgaaattaaaaagtttttgctTTAATGCAAAGTGTAAGACACTAGTTTGTAGTGATGTAATTAACTAAAAAACTAACTTAGATTTTATCTTGTGTAAAAGTAATagatttttaagaatttttagCCGAAGAAAGTCTTAAGTGTTGCGAAGATGTGTAAATTCCTGGTTTCTGGttttgttgtaatatttttcGTGAATCTATGTGGTAAGTAAAAAATTATTCACTTTTCTTAAGAGgtgtactattttatttatgaaaaactttattaaataataatgtatatttaaaataactttaataaaactaACGAATACCTTCAGCGTAGGTAAAAAAGTATAAagataaatgtaaaattaaaacttgcATAATTTATATAAACTTGAACCtatataaactttatttttttgcacTGTTTGTACAATTTTTCCGTTCAAACGTTTTGTTCAAATATTAGCATGAATATACTCTAATGAAAACCAAGGTTAACGCAGAATTCAAGCTCGCGGTCGGTAGTAAGTAAGCCCAAGACGTTGCACGTGGAAGTAAGTGAGTGCACCTACAAGT
This window of the Ostrinia nubilalis chromosome 9, ilOstNubi1.1, whole genome shotgun sequence genome carries:
- the LOC135074570 gene encoding TM2 domain-containing protein CG10795-like: MSRKEFACFVQIFLLLMACIDASDEAKSDKIEAVDCSTLRLGQYICPDPSINPIDPDTQQYRGCTKGEKIPSEGEAEVQCIAADLIICKETNSSTFKKKLPCKWTNGYSLEIALLLSVFLGMFGLDRFYLGYPGVGLAKLCTLGFMFIGQLLDIILIAAQVVGPSDGSAYVIPYFGAGVSVVRSDNESYLLPQADWHNIT
- the LOC135074569 gene encoding evolutionarily conserved signaling intermediate in Toll pathway, mitochondrial-like; this translates as MATKILRALLRTKPSSVMIKRFENTEKTVTVYDPFGNKPSKDKTTYLQVIKMFEERDTRRRGHVEFIYAAMARMKEFGVQKDLEVYKALIDVLPKGKFIPTNIFQAEFMHYPKQQQCAVDLLEQMEDNGVMPDSEVEQMLLNIFGRRGIPLRKFWRMLYWMPKFRNLTPWYLPPELPNDTLELARLAIQRITSVDPGTAVDVWQTEEIEASLDKTWIVSGQSDSQKVLLEEQPPDEALVIKGPYQVYLRDQAVTYFTLLGKIREEIKDDTDPDDVSNIEKPPGIPGIGSTKLPSVKCTVHEQDDGTIVAICATGTSSRDSLLSWIRLLEKNGNPVLSRIPVIFTLTAPPSDISIQETQPQKDESNVS